The window GGGTGGTGGCTTGCGGCGCCTCGGATTCCTTATGTTATAATTCAACCCATGAGAGCTAATAAACGAAGGAAGCAAGCCCTTACAAAGCTCGGAGCCGCTATAAACGATATAGCCATACGGCGAGCCAGTCTCCTTATCTCAAACAATCTGATGGATATTGAAGCTCTCAAGCGCTTTGTTCCCAGTAAAGAACTTTACTATATTCCTCCGGGAATATTTCCTGATATGTTTCCTCGGGATCTAAATGCTGCATCGACGTTGCGATTAAAACTATCTCTTCCACCAAACATCCCCTTGCTTCTTACAGTTTGTATGTTCCGAAAAGGCGCGAAGTGGGAAAGCCTTGCTTTCCTCTTTGAAGCCCTTGAACTCTTGAAGTCTAAGAAAAACTTTATTCTGCTGGTTATTGGTTCTGGTTCTCTCTGGTCGTCGGTAAGGCATTATGCTTGGGAAAAACTTGGGGATCGTGTTGAATTTCTTGGGATGATTCCTAGATCGGAATTGTTCCGCTATTATTCTCTTGCCGATCTCTTTGTTTTCCCCGGTATTGGCGAATCGCTTGGAATGGTCTATCTGGAAGCTCAGTCCTGCGGTTGCCCTGTGGTTGCTCTGGATAGCGAAGGGGTTCGTCAGGTGGTTTGTCACGGCAAGACAGGCATTTTGGTTTCTTCGCCGCTGCCGGAAGCATACGCTGACGCTGTATCTCTTATGCTGGATAGTCCGAAATTAAGGGATGAAATGGGCAGGGAAGGGATGACATTCGTTAGAGAAAAGCGAAATGCGCATCTGAACAATTTAAGCCTAGTAAGGCTGTTAGAAAGACTCGTTCATGAGCATGATTAGGCCATCGTCTTCTCATGCAGTTTGTCTTTTTTCAATTAGCCCATGAGATACATTCACCCGGGCAGGATCTAATAGCATCTTCTACACATTCGCTTCCGCCTTCAGGTTTAATCACAGTAGATTTTTCGGAAGCTTCATCGAGCTTAAAGACTTCGGGGCATAGTTCTTGACAGGTTCCACAACCAACACAGCACTCTGCATCTATAACGATTTTTTTCGGCATTTTTATCTCCTTATGGGACATTCAAGCTTTTTCGCTCAGAAGTTTCATATTTTTTAATCTTACTGCAAAAGCAAACAGCCTGGTGGTTACCATTGCAACAATAAGGCGGGGAACCCAGAGCCAGAACGGTGGTAACCCGAGAGGCAAGAACAAAGTGGGATCTTCGACCATCGAGTGATTTATGCCCACAGACAATTGAAGTGCTTCCAGTTCGTCTTGGGGAATGTCGCCGTTTTTAGCTTCCTCGACAATTACTGCTCCTCCGTAAGCCAGTCCAAAGACCACAGCCGTCATCCACAACAGTCCCACTCGCTCTGACAATCCCAGCATTTTTAAGGCTGGCTTCGTCGCTTTTACAATTATAGAAATCCAGCCCTTTGCCTTGGCCACTTCAAGAAAAATCATGATAGCCATAATAATGAAGAAAATTTTTATGCATAGCTTACCAGTTCCAATTGCCCAGGAAATTGTCATTTCCAGGAAGCTCTGGTGAACTGTTACGCTTGAAGCGACATCACGGACATTTCCTTCGTGCACACCGGTCTTAATGAAAAATCCCAGCAGGAACACTGTTACAGTTGCGGCTGTCACTCTAACCATAACAGCCTTCCACGCCTTGATACCGGATTTGGATTGAATTACCGTTTCCTGGATCATATTGTGGCATATAAGAATAAAATTCGCCATCAGGATCATTTCTTCTTTTGAGAAGGGCAAGACGGACATGGCGGCAATTCCTCCATAGACGCTGGTGAGAGCCCCCACGATAATAGGAATAGCGCTTATGCCAGGAAGGCCCAGAAGATGCATAATAGGCGCAATTATTGCGGTTAGCTTTTCCAGAATCCCTGTCCAGGAAAGGACTGCCGTCAGGTAGGATATGGGCAGGATGATTTCAATCATCCATATAAACCCTGATAGTCCCTTTTTGATACCGTTTTTCAAGGGAACAGTGTCCATAAAGATTATCCCGCTTGGATGGATTTAAGATTGTTTGCCATAATCACACCAGGGTTGCAGACTGCAGGCGTTACACTTGGGATTTTTAGCCGTGCATGTTCTTCTTCCGTGAAGAATCAGTGCGTTACTAAACCATGTCCAGATAGTTTTAGGCACAAGGTTCATGAGTTCTCGCTCTATAATCTCCGGCTGGCTTGATCCACTCACTCCAAGCCTGTTGACTACTCGCTGGACATGTCTGTCAACGGCTATACCTTCTTCAATACCGTAGGCGTTTCCGAGCACCATAGCCGCTGTTTTTCTGCCAACTCCGGGGAGTTTAGTGAGATCATCGATATTTTCCGGCACTTTGCCGCCAAAACGTTTTTCCAGCATTTCCGCACAGTTTTTTAGAGTTCGTGCTTTTTGCCTGAAAAATCCCGTGGGGCGTATGATTTCTTCAAGCTGCTCAACAGGAATGTTGATGAAGTCTTGAGGCGTCTTGCATTGCTTGAATAGCTTTGTGGTTACTTGATTTACTCTTTCGTCCTTACATTGAGCAGAAAGAATCACTGCCACAAGAAGTTCAAAAGGATTTGAAAACTTCAATTCAAGGGGCGCTTCGGGATATTCTTTCCGAAGCGCTTCGATGATATTTTCGAGTTTTTCTTTTAAATCTCCCATGCTTTCACCAGTTCAATGAGTGTTCTGATTCCAAAAGCTGTTGCTCCTTTTGGCATCTGGAACCATGGTTTTTCTGCCCAGGCTGGACCGGCAATATCTATGTGCGCCCAGGGAATTTCCTTGGGGACAAACTGTTTTAAGAAAATTCCCCCGATTATGGTTCCGGCTTTGCGGTTTCCTACGTTTTTGAAATCGGCAATATCGCTTTTAATGTCCTCGGCATAAAAATCCCAGAGCGGAAGGGGCCAGAGCTTTTCCCCAACACGATTACCCAATGTGCTAATTTTTTCGACGACGTCGTCTTTATTGCCAAGAATCCCGGCAACGCGATCCCCCAGCGCAATAATGCAGGCTCCTGTGAGAGTTGCTAGATCCACAATAAGAGCAGGCGAATAGGTTTTTACGGCGTAGGTTATGGCATCGCACAGGATTAGCCGCCCTTCAGCGTCCGTTGTGATAACTTCAACCGTCTGTCCTGAAAGAGTTTTTAACACATCTCCTGGACGATAGGCTTTTCCATCGGGCATGTTTTCAGCGCAGGGCATAACGCCAACAACTCTTCTAGGAGGTTTCATTGTGCCCACAATTTCCATGGCTCCAAGGACTGTGGCAGCTCCAGCCATGTCGTGCTTCATAAGTTCCATACCTGAAGCTGGTTTGATGGAAATTCCCCCCGTGTCAAAAGTGATGCCTTTTCCAACAAACACCAGAGGCTTTTCGTTTTCACAGCCCCGTGGACAATATTCCAATACGATAACATAACCAGGGTTGGCACTTCCCTTAGCGACGCCCACAAAGGCGCCCATGCCCATCCTTTCGGCTTCTTCCTGGTCTATTATTGTGCATTTCAGGTTATAGGTTTCGGCAATAGCTCTGGCTTCCCTGGCGAGTCGTTCAGGGGTAATCTCATTAGAGGGAGCATTAATTAGATTGCGGGCTCTCACTATGCCGTTTTCCAGACTTTTCAGGTAGCTGAGCACATCAAGAATAGCTCCATTGGGTTCGGTTTTCAGTAGGACAACCTGTTCTTCAATTTGCTTTTTAGTTTCTGCAGGCTTGGTTTTAAATTCCCGGTATTCGTAGGAAACAGAAAATCCCGTGAAGAGGAGTTCTCTAAGGAACCAGTGCAAATCTTCTGAAAGAAGTTCAAAAATCGGAAATGGAAAGGCTATTTTAGTGATTCCTTTTTCAGAGGCTTCATTAAAAGTTTTAGCCCAGACAGAGTAAAGAACATCCTGATTATGCTCATCTTTTTTACCCAACCCGGCAAGAATTATTTTCCTGAAGGGAACGCCAGAGGGGCTATAACCAGTCATTATTTGCTCTTTTTTGGCTGAAAAATCGTTCCACCAGGGCATTTCTTTCAGCCAGGGGAGAACTTTTGCTATCCAGGGGTGCTGAATAATGGTATCCCTTGTTTCTTCAAAGGAGAAAATTACAATAGCGTCTGCACAGCCATTGTAAGGTTCGGTTTTCCAGGAAAAAATCATTTTTTCTCCTCCTTAATTCGGTTATCCGAAATAGCAGGTTTGTTCGTCAATCCAGTTCAAAGGTTTATAATCATAGCCGTTCCCGATTCTCCATCCCAGTAGAAAAGTTTTCCCGAATATAAAGGAGATTTCGAAGTAGCTATCCGGATTGCTTCGTGAATCTGGACTGAGGCTATCATTGAAACCACGGGAACGAGAGTTCCAAGTTCTTCTTCGTGTTTTCTGGCTTCTCTTTTTACTCCTGCATAAAGCTTCTTGAGCTTCGGTCTGTCGTCGGGCATTGTAGTGGTTACCTGTCCCCACCAGCCTCTAACCGCTCCATGAATGAAAGGTATTCCTCGCCGGTTTGCTTCTTCTTCTGCCGATATGCGATCCTTTGGGTTGTCAAATCCATCCAGGACTATATCTACATCGTCAAAGTGTGATGGCATTACGCGGGATTCGAAAGCTTCTACTTCGACAAGAGAGTTGATCCTTCTTATGATTTCTTTTGTGGCGAGGACTTTTGGGAAAAAAAGGGAATCTGCTATACAGAAGGGCTGTCGATTTAGATTTGATAGATCAAATCTGTCGTGATCAACTATCCTTATAAATCCGAAGCCGAGCCTTGCTGCAAGTTGTATGATATGACCTCCCAGTCCGCCGCAACCACATACAAGAAGTCGGGTTCTGCAGATGTGAGCCTGATCTTGGGTTGAAATGGTGCCCAGGTTCTTAAGATACCTCTCTGGTATGATGTTGTGTTCTATAGCTAGAGCCGTTGCTTCCCGGACTGAAATATTCTTTTTCTCAGCTAGCAACATAATTTCAAAATCGGATACTTTTTTAATCATGTTCAAAGCCCTCTTTGAGTGTTACCTTATTTTCAATGTTGCCAGAGCGATGAGAGCCAGGATGCCTGATACTATCCATAAACGGACGACGACTTTAGGTTCAGCAAGCCCCCGGTATTGCAGTGCGTGATGAAGAGGCGCTCTTGTGAATAGGCGTTTCCCTATGAGTTTTACACCGATTTTGTCCTGAATCTGGCTCGATAGAGCTTCCGCCACGAAAAGCCCGCCAAGAATAGGGAAAAGCATTTCCTGCTTAAGGAATACGCACATTGTGGAAATAGCTCCTCCCAGAGCAAGGGATCCCGTATCTCCCATGAATATCTGAGCCGGGTAAGCGTTATACCATAGAAAGCCCAGCCCGGCGCCCCCTAAGGCAGCGGCTACGACGGCGAGTTCTCCAGCCCCAGGAATGTAAGGATAGTATAGGTATGCCGAATAGATTTTGTTTCCAATAACGTAAGCAAAAACTCCAAGCACAGAAATGGTAAGAATTGAGGGCATTATAGCAAGTCCGTCCAATCCATCGGTTATGTTTACGGAATTGGTTACAAACATTACGAACAAAATGACAAAAACTGTGTAGAGCCAATGCCCCAGGTTAACAAGGGGAGCTTTGAGAAAAGGGATGTAAAAAAGCGTAGCTTCCCTTGGGTGGAGCGGACTGAAGGAACTTGTAACATAGCACGCAAAACCTATGGCAAAAGCCGCCTGAACAATTAGCTTTGTTCTCTCAGAAAGACCCCGATCACCACTTTTTCGCCTGAGTTTCTTTATATCGTCGATAAATCCGAGAGCACCAAACCAGGTTGTTGCGAATACAACACCCCAAAGAAAGGGGCTCGATAAATTGCCCCATAGAAATAGTGAGAAAAAGGCTCCACCGATTATCAGAATTCCTCCCATCGTGGGAGTGTCACCTTTCCCTGATATGAACCTGAGGCCAGTTTCCCGCTGTTGGTCGAGAATCTTGCGACGATGAAGAAACATTATGTAGGGTTTGCTACAGATAAGAATAAAAATGGCCGCTGTAAGAGCCGCCATGATAGCTCGAAAGGTTGTGTAGTTTACCAGTCGAAAGAAGGAGAGAAAATCTGAAAGGGACATAAGCAGGTTGCCAAGCCAGTAAAGCATTCAAAAACCTCCAAAGGATCGGAATAGTATTTCAAATTCTAAGAAATTGCTTTTCTTGGCTTCATTCTGCCAGTTTTACTATCCTAGTTCTTCTTTAGCTGTTGTTTTAGTTCCCGCCAGACAGGCCTTTTGTTTGCGGACTCGCTCTTCACACAAAGCCATTATAGCACAGTAGGTCTCCCTGATGGGGAAATGGGGGACAAAATCAGTGGATGTTAGAATAAATCCATTCAGTCCCCTGTAAAGTTCTGGCGAAGGGCAGATAACATGTCTTTCCAGCATCTTGAGAATACCTCGCAATGCTGCTTCCCGCACTTGCCAGAAATGATGCGTTCCTAGAGAAAAGAGCACTTCAATTGCTCGATTATCAACTCCAATGTGCCCTATGGCAACGGCAGCTTCCACGACCACTTCAAATGATGGATCCCTTAACTTCGCAAGAATCCTTTTGAACCATACATCCTTTCCAGCCAGCAGTTCTGAAAAGTGAGTTACCACCTGGCAGGCCTCAGCCCTAACCTCGTAATAGGGATCATCAAGGGCTTTTTCTACTGCTCTGGCAACCTTTGCGTCAAAGACTCCAAGAAGCCTTATGCTTTTTAGGGCGTTACGGCGTATAAACCCAACTTCTCGAAAATCACCTCCTAGAAGTCTTTGCCATAGCGGAACGGGGGTTCTATCTTCGATCATTCTCAAAAGTTCCGGTATTTTGTCGCGGCAGAGCAGGTATCCTGCGAGTTTAACGCCCATGTTTCGAATCTCCCACCGATGGTCATTTAAAAGCCGTCCGACACGGTAGCGAAAGTATTCCAGTTCATCTTCATCCTTTAGCACATCTAGGGGTGTATAAGCGGAAGGATTTTTTTCATAGGAAAGTTGAAGAGCGCGAAGCAATTTCCCATTCGTCCATGCGGGTGGAATATCCATGGATGCAAGGATTTTTTCTGGAGGTAGAGGCACAGCTCTTCCTTCAATTATGTCGGCGATAGTTTTTGCTGCATTTCGCTGGAAGATTGCTTTGGCGCATAGGCTCATTGTTGTAAGTAAAACGTTATCCTGCAGGATTCTCAGGATGGCTTGAGCTAGCACCTGCCCTTTAACTTGCTCTACGATCTCTCCGTTTTCATTCCTGGTCACATCCTCGTAAAGAACATAAGCTGCTCCAGTTTGTTTCATTGCTCTGGCATTCATTACCTGATGATCCCCGGGAAGCCCACTTTTGGGGATCAGAATAGATGGCTTCCCCATGGCAGCTATTTCACTGATCGTTCCGGCACCACTTCTTGCTACTACAAGATCAGCAATAGCATAGACATTCTGAATGTTATAAAAGTAATCCTGCCCGTAGTAAAAATTTGGTAGTTCTTGCTTTATTTCTTCATCAAGTTGAGCAATACGTTCTTCTGTGTCGCGTTCGGCATCATAAATCGGCGTTTTTGAAAGTCCTCTTCCGTGCACGATAAAAATTTTGTGACGGTACGGAAAAAGGTAAGGAATAGCGTCCACAACGGCACGGTTTATAGTTCTTGCCCCCTGGGATCCACCAAATATGAAGACCACTTTTCTGTTTGGTGGGACCTTGAAAGGCAAGGCGGACTCAGACGGTTTTTTATCCATCACCGATATAGACTGCCTCACAGGGTATCCGCTGATAACGCCGTTTTTAGGGAAGAAGCTAAGAGTCTGTTCAAAACTTACAAATACTCGATCAACCCATTTTCCCAATATCAGGTTAACCTTTCCGGGGATGGTATTTTGTTCATGCAGGAAGATTCCTATGGGGACTCTAAACAACCGTTTCAGAACCAGAGCAGCCATAACGGTAGGAGCACTGACGTAGCCACCTGTGGAGATCACCCATAAGGGTGGGAATTTCAAAAGATAAACGATACTTTTTAAAGTTCCAAAGGCTGTAACTACAAGGCACCAGCAAAGCTTAACGGGATTCCTTACACCTTCAAAAGGATGTGCCCAGGTATGAAGAAGCTGAAAGCCTTCCTTTGGAATAATGTGGTCTTCTGCTTTGCCGGCTTTTCCAATGTATATGACTCGATAGTTTGGGTGTCGGCGCTTGATTTCTTCCAGGATCGCAAGCAGGGGATAAACATGTCCCCCCGTTCCACCACCGGCAAGAATCACAGTTGGAGTTTTACGGACAGGCTTAATCCTGAAACGTACAAGAACACTCATTAACCCGTATAAACATACCAATAGAGCTATGGCACCTAACATAAAAGTTAATATCTTCATTGATTTTCCTTGCTGTCACCATCCAGAACTTTCATAAGCAAATCATACGGGATAGCCCCCTCCCGCAGAATCTTTATTTCTCCCCCTGAGCAGTCAACAACAGTTGATGGAGTCCCAAATATAACACCATTGTCAATAATTACTGCAAGGAAGTTTTTGAGCCTTGGTGGTATTGATGAAGGGTCCCTCAGAGGCATTTCCCCTGAAGGATTTGCGCTTGTTGATATTATCAATCCCCCCGCAAGTTCTGCAAGAAGTCTTGCCACAGGATGAGACGAGACACGGACTCCAATTTTTCCTGTCTTTGCATGCAGTATTTCTGGAAGCTTCGGATTTGCCTTGAGCACGATCGTTAGAGGTCCTGGCCAAAATTTAAGAGCGAGTTTTTCGACTAGATGATTCCACTCTACCCATGCATCTTTTGCATCTTCAAGGGACGCAGCAATGAGCGGAAGAGGTTTATCTTCGGGGCGGCCTTTAGCAAGATAGATGTTTTGTATCCACTCTTCCCGGTAAGGTGCGGTGCCAATACCGTAAATTGTTTCGGTAGGATAGAAAAAAATCTGACCCTTTTGAAGAAGTTCACGCCACAAATTTTTAACTTCTTCAGGGATTACCTCATCCTTGTTAAGTTGCCAGTAGAGAGGATTCATGATTGTTTGCCCGCTTTTAATTAAGCAGGCAGGGACAATGTATTACCAGTATTATCCCTGCTTCTGCTAACTCTATTTCATAGTCTCAGAAAGTTCCTCGTTTTTCTTTAGGATCGCTTCTCTAGTTTCAGCACGGTAGGCAACAAGGCGGTTTTTAAGTCTTTCATCCCATAAAGCCAAAATTTCTACAGCCAGGAAAGCTGCGTTTTTTGCTCCCCCTTTTCCAATGGAGACCGTTGCTACAGGAACTCCCGGAGGCATCTGCACGGTCGAAAGAAGTGCGTCCCAGCCATGAAGGGGAGACGAATCTATGGGAACTCCTATGACGGGAAGAACTGTGTTGGCAGCGATAGCGCCTGCAAGATGAGCAGCCCATCCGGCTCCTGCAATTATAACTTTGATACCTCGACTATCAGCAGTTTTGGCAAAGTTCGCCACTTCTTCTGGTGCACGATGAGCCGAAAGCACCTTAACTTCATAAGGCACTTCGAAAGATCTAAGCACTTCCAGTGCACCTTCCATCACCTTCATATCAGAGTCACTGCCCATAAGAACCGCTACTAATGGTTTTTTTGTCATCTGTTACTCCTCCTTACTCCTTCCCGATGTCGCTTCTGTAATACATACCTTCAAAACTTACTTTTTTCATTTCCCTATAGGCGATTTCTCTAGCTTCCGCTAGAGTGGAACCTCGACTTATAATCCCAAAGACTCTTCCACCTGTAGTCACCAATTCTCCATTATCTCCAATTCCAGTCCCCGAATGAAAGACAATACAAGAAGGATCCACCTCTTCCAGTCCTTTAATTGGCACTCCAATTTTGTATCTATCTGGATAACCCTTATACCATCCTTTTTTGCCCTTGCATCGACCACTAACAGCTATAAGACACAGATAGTATGAAGGATCCCAATCCAGACGAATTTCTTTTAGCCGGCGTGTGGATATGGCTTCACAAACATCAACAAGATCGGTTTTAAGGCGAGGTAGAATAACCTGAGCTTCAGGATCGCCAAGTCTGATGTTGATTTCTAACACATAGGGGGTAATGGAATTATGTTCTTCAACAAGCATTAATCCAAGGTAAATTACGCCTTCGTAGTGGATTCCGCGTTCGCTGATGCCCTTTACAAGGGGGCGAGCAACCCGGCTCATGATATGTTCTGTAAGTTCTTCAGTTAGCCACGGGTGAGGACTGTAAGATCCCATTCCGCCAGTGTTTTTTCCCTGGTCGCCATCGTAGGCTCGCTTGTAATCCTGAGCGGCAACCATCGGAAGAATGGTTTCTCCATCGGTAAAGCAGAAGAATGATAATTCTCTACCGTAAAGCCTTTTTTCTATGTCCACTCTATTTCCTGCGTCTCCAAATATTCGATCAACCATTATAGAGTGAACAGCCTCTTCTGCTTCTTCTGGAGTGCTACATACAATGGAACCTTTCCCTGCGGCGAGTCCGTCCGCTTTAACAACCACAGGATAGCCCACAGATCGAACATATTGTTTGGCCTTGTCGGGATCATCAAAAATGGCGAATTCAGCCACAGGTATGCCAAGATCTCTGAGCAGCACCTTTGTGTCGCACTTGCTCGATTCAAGGCGGCTCGCCCTTTTGTCCGGTCCTACTATAGGAATACCACGCTTCCTGAATTCGTCCACTATGCCAGCAGAAAGGGGCTTTTCTGGGCCAACGAAGGTTAGATCAATCTTTTCCTTTTCTGCAAAGTCGGCTATCTCTTCAACTGTTTGAGCGTTAACGCATTCGGCTATTTGAGCTATGCCAGCGTTGCCGTGAGCAACATAGACTTTTTTAACTCTAGGGCTCTGAAGGAACTTCCACGCTATCGCATGGTCTCTTCCACCGCTTCCTACCACAAGAACCTTCATTTTTTCCTGAATCCTCCGTTCTGTCCATAAGAGGCAACTTGACGTATCGCCTCTACAAGCTCATTCAAGCTAATTCCCACATTTATTCACAGTCTGGGTATGTTGCTAAGATAATTACAAATTGCCCCATCGTAGCGATGAGTCAAACAGAAGGCCTTTTTTGCCATTTCAAAGCTAGTTTGCTCGGAGATTTTTCCTCCCTGAGAATCCATTTCTTTTAGAATGGTTTGGTAATCTGCCGGGTCTGTTACAACAACTACATGTCGGAAGTTCTTCGCTGATGCTCGGATGAGAGTTGGTCCGCCGATGTCAATGTTTTCTATAGCTTCTTCCAGAGTGCATCCTTCTCTGGATACGGTGGCTTCAAAGGCATAGAGATTTACGACCACCATATCAATTAACTGAAGCCCGTGAGCTTTGATGGTTGTCATGTGATTTTCGTTATTCCGTAGAGCCAGAATGCCGCCGTGGATTTTTGGATGTAGAGTCTTGACTCGCCCGTCGAGCATTTCGGGAAATCCAGTAAAATCCGAAACATCGGTTATAGGTAGCCCCGAATCCCGAAGCACTTTAGCAGTGCCACCCGTTGAAATGATGGATACTCCGTGACGCACAAGCCCTTTAGCCAGATCAACTATTCCTGTTTTGTCTGTCACACTTATAAGAGCTCTAGTGATTGTTATCATCTATCTATGAACTCCTTTCTTCCTAAAGAATATTGTTAATGGCTTGAAGAATCAGCCGCAGAGAATATTTGATCCGCCAGCCGATTGAGATATGGCGTGGCGGTAGATTTCAAATCGTCTATCCGACTTTTCGGGCTTTTGCTGCTGTCGAACTAACATCCGCTAGAACCTTTTCAAAGAAAGCTTCACTGGCTTTTACAATAGCCGAATCATCTGGAAGTGCCATGGTGGGTTTCCCCTGAAGATCGTATTGAGCAATCAAAGGATCCACCGGGAAAACAACTACATTGTTTCCGAAGGTTTTAGCGACATCATCAGGAAGGTTTGTTAAGAAAGAGTTGGGGTCGCCAGCCCACTGATTAACAATAAGATATTGCTTGCCCAGCTTTATCGGGAGTGATCTAACCAGTTGGGCTATGCGGCAGGCTGCCGTGATTCCTCGTTTGCTACTGTCTGAAACAACAAGAAGAAGGTCGATATCTTTTTGAGTTAGCCGGTTAAAGTGTTCCATTCCCGCTTCGTTGTCCACAACTAAATAAGGGTAATTTGCCATGAGTTTGTCGAGAAGGTTAGACAAAATGCTGTTTGCAGCGCAGTAACATCCGGGACCTTCTGGATGTCCCATAGCGACAAGATCGAAGCCGTCAGCTTCTATAAGCGCTTCTTCCATTTGAAGTTCCATGAAAATGTCTTTTGTCATGCCCGTGGGAACATCTTTTTTCATTCGTTCTCGAGCATCAGAAAGAGTGGTTTTGATTTTTACACCAAGCACTTCATTAAGATTCGTGTTAGGATCGGCATCTACGGCTAGAATCGGTTTCAT of the Thermodesulforhabdaceae bacterium genome contains:
- a CDS encoding IMP cyclohydrolase; this translates as MITITRALISVTDKTGIVDLAKGLVRHGVSIISTGGTAKVLRDSGLPITDVSDFTGFPEMLDGRVKTLHPKIHGGILALRNNENHMTTIKAHGLQLIDMVVVNLYAFEATVSREGCTLEEAIENIDIGGPTLIRASAKNFRHVVVVTDPADYQTILKEMDSQGGKISEQTSFEMAKKAFCLTHRYDGAICNYLSNIPRL
- the purD gene encoding phosphoribosylamine--glycine ligase, yielding MKVLVVGSGGRDHAIAWKFLQSPRVKKVYVAHGNAGIAQIAECVNAQTVEEIADFAEKEKIDLTFVGPEKPLSAGIVDEFRKRGIPIVGPDKRASRLESSKCDTKVLLRDLGIPVAEFAIFDDPDKAKQYVRSVGYPVVVKADGLAAGKGSIVCSTPEEAEEAVHSIMVDRIFGDAGNRVDIEKRLYGRELSFFCFTDGETILPMVAAQDYKRAYDGDQGKNTGGMGSYSPHPWLTEELTEHIMSRVARPLVKGISERGIHYEGVIYLGLMLVEEHNSITPYVLEINIRLGDPEAQVILPRLKTDLVDVCEAISTRRLKEIRLDWDPSYYLCLIAVSGRCKGKKGWYKGYPDRYKIGVPIKGLEEVDPSCIVFHSGTGIGDNGELVTTGGRVFGIISRGSTLAEAREIAYREMKKVSFEGMYYRSDIGKE
- a CDS encoding AAA family ATPase translates to MSYVISLGGKGGTGKTTVAGLLIRYMLKNGMKPILAVDADPNTNLNEVLGVKIKTTLSDARERMKKDVPTGMTKDIFMELQMEEALIEADGFDLVAMGHPEGPGCYCAANSILSNLLDKLMANYPYLVVDNEAGMEHFNRLTQKDIDLLLVVSDSSKRGITAACRIAQLVRSLPIKLGKQYLIVNQWAGDPNSFLTNLPDDVAKTFGNNVVVFPVDPLIAQYDLQGKPTMALPDDSAIVKASEAFFEKVLADVSSTAAKARKVG
- the purE gene encoding 5-(carboxyamino)imidazole ribonucleotide mutase, with the translated sequence MTKKPLVAVLMGSDSDMKVMEGALEVLRSFEVPYEVKVLSAHRAPEEVANFAKTADSRGIKVIIAGAGWAAHLAGAIAANTVLPVIGVPIDSSPLHGWDALLSTVQMPPGVPVATVSIGKGGAKNAAFLAVEILALWDERLKNRLVAYRAETREAILKKNEELSETMK